The genomic DNA GGGCGGCACGGCAGAGAAGATGGTGTTCTTGTCGACGCCGGCACTGCCTGTGGTGGTCGTCAGGGAGATGAGCGCCGCGACGAGGCCTGCATTGCCTGCCATCGTCGGCTCCGTGTACCCGTAGTTGGTTCGTACGTCCGagaagcggtcattccggtcgGGACCACCGACCATGGCTCCAATGATGGTGTTGGGATTATCGGTCTTGGCGTCTCTCCACTTGTACCCGCCGGTGCAGGAGTACTTGACGCCGTTGTGAGGGATGGACGCCCCTCGGTGGTGGACGTGCTTCGGGTACTTGTTCCCGTGCCCCACAACGTAGCTCATCTTCAATGGGTTGTCTCCTAAGATGTAGTTCACCTGCCATGTTTCCCGACCACGACTGAATCAGCTATTTTGGCCTTATTCAAACAACGCCGGCCGGAAGCAATTGAGTTACCTGAGCTCTAGCGAAGCTCCGAAGGTTGTCGGTAGATAAGTAGTAAGGGCCGCAGTAATAGCCAGGCACGTTGGCAGCGTCCAAGTAATCGGCGTACAGGGAGGAGAGGAAGGCAGCATTCACGACGTATTGCAGTGGCTGAGGCCGGCCGTGATTTAGTTGCACTAGTCCACCTAAtcacattaattaattaattaattgattaatcgaGTTTTGTAGTCGGATCGATGCTTAATTATATTGATTAATTACCTGGCGTGTAGTTGAAGACATTGAATCTCTGAAGGTCCATGCAAATGTTGAGGCCGGTAGCATTTTGGTAGCGGCTGAGGCTCTCCTCGTAGGGGTAGCCAGGGTTCAAGAAGAGCCTCAGGCGGGTGAGGAGCAGCTGGGCGCCGGGCAGTTTGTTGTCCCAACTGAAGACGCCGAGGTCGGGGATCTGCATGAAGGCCTTGGCGTTGTTGGGCAGGCGGGGGTCGGTGGCGAAGAGGGCGTAGCTGCCGTTACCGCTGGCGTAATACATCCACGCCGCGCTCCACATGTACTCGTCCCAGTACCCCGTCGAGTTGTAGAACAGCTCGGTGGCCAGGTTCCCCCGGCTGTAGGGCGTGCGGTGCCCCGGGTCGCGCGCGAACTTATACACCGCCGCCGCGCCCCGGAGCAGCTTCTTCGAGTACGCTGCGTCGTCACGGAACACGATCGAGGCCGCCGCCAGGGCCGCCGCGACCTCCCCTCCCAAGTCAGGCGCCGAGCTGGCCTGCTGCACCGGCCGGGGGTAGTCCATGTCCTCCGGCCGCATCCAGCAGTAGTGATCGTCGGGCGTCGTCGACGCGTTTGTCGCCACACCAACCTGCACATGCTCGATCACTTCATCGATCGCCGCACTACTTCATGCATCccaaaagtaaaaaaattacaTGTCGATTCCTTTACCTGGCTGTATATCTTGCTGATGGTGGTAGCTGAAGAGTTGAAGGTCTTGAGCAAGTAATCCGTTCCCCATTTGATAAGGTCTCGGACATGGTCGTATTCTCCTAGATCCTTGTACTTGTCGCTGTACTCGACCACGGACCAACTCAGCAGCGTCATCGAGAACGCCATGGGGAAATGGAACTTTATGTTGTCGCCAGCGTCGTAGTAACCACCGACCAGACCACCCTTCACGTCGTCGAGCGTCGACCCGTCGCTGAGCCCAGAGTCTCCACGCCACGGCACGCCGTTGTTCTTGGGCAGCCGACCAGCTGCAACcggatcaaaaaaaaaaaaaaaaaaggatatatAAATTAAGTTCCAAGTGTTGAGATTGCGATTGGTTTGTAATGAATTGGTCTCACATTTTTGCGCGTTGAAGAACATGAGCGCCTTGTGGAGGGCTTGCGAGTACTGGtcgggcggcggcggcggcttcCTGTGCTTGGGGATGGACTTGGCGATTATGATGGGAACGGCGATGACGATGACGGCGAAGAGGAAGCCGTAGAGGATCCACTTGAGGACCTTGCGCTTGACGATGAGGCAGCCTAGATCGACGTACTTGTCT from Zingiber officinale cultivar Zhangliang chromosome 4A, Zo_v1.1, whole genome shotgun sequence includes the following:
- the LOC121971795 gene encoding endoglucanase 12-like, which translates into the protein MHSMNHWGGTFEIGAEGTTDDEHSRNMDLDRAALSRQQLDETQQSWLLAGPQESKKKDKYVDLGCLIVKRKVLKWILYGFLFAVIVIAVPIIIAKSIPKHRKPPPPPDQYSQALHKALMFFNAQKSGRLPKNNGVPWRGDSGLSDGSTLDDVKGGLVGGYYDAGDNIKFHFPMAFSMTLLSWSVVEYSDKYKDLGEYDHVRDLIKWGTDYLLKTFNSSATTISKIYSQVGVATNASTTPDDHYCWMRPEDMDYPRPVQQASSAPDLGGEVAAALAAASIVFRDDAAYSKKLLRGAAAVYKFARDPGHRTPYSRGNLATELFYNSTGYWDEYMWSAAWMYYASGNGSYALFATDPRLPNNAKAFMQIPDLGVFSWDNKLPGAQLLLTRLRLFLNPGYPYEESLSRYQNATGLNICMDLQRFNVFNYTPGGLVQLNHGRPQPLQYVVNAAFLSSLYADYLDAANVPGYYCGPYYLSTDNLRSFARAQVNYILGDNPLKMSYVVGHGNKYPKHVHHRGASIPHNGVKYSCTGGYKWRDAKTDNPNTIIGAMVGGPDRNDRFSDVRTNYGYTEPTMAGNAGLVAALISLTTTTGSAGVDKNTIFSAVPPMYPASPPPPTPWSP